One Dromiciops gliroides isolate mDroGli1 chromosome 3, mDroGli1.pri, whole genome shotgun sequence DNA segment encodes these proteins:
- the LOC122749298 gene encoding protein C1orf43-like, protein MGSSSNWLSGVNVVLVMAYGTLVFVLLFIFMKRQIMRFAMKSRRGPHVPVGHNAPKDLKEEIDIRLSKVQDVKYEPPLLEEDDARLLQLETPGNQHCYNYLYRMKALDAIRASEIPFHSEGRHPRSLMGKNFRSYLLELRNTSTPLKGVRKALIDTLLEGYETARYGTGVFGQAEYLHYQEALSELAAAVKAGGGSSQRQHQSAAKDLTQSPEVSSPTTIQVTYLPSSQKSKRAKHFLELKSFKDNYNTLESTL, encoded by the coding sequence ATGGGGTCTAGCAGTAACTGGTTGTCCGGAGTGAATGTCGTGCTGGTGATGGCCTACGGGACCTTGGTATTTGTGCTGTTGTTCATTTTTATGAAGAGGCAGATCATGCGTTTTGCTATGAAGTCTCGCCGGGGCCCTCACGTCCCCGTGGGGCACAACGCTCCCAAGGATTTGAAGGAAGAGATTGACATCAGACTATCCAAGGTCCAGGATGTAAAGTATGAACCCCCGCTTCTTGAAGAGGATGATGCCAGACTTTTGCAGCTGGAGACACCAGGAAATCAACATTGCTACAACTACCTGTATAGGATGAAAGCATTGGATGCCATTCGTGCCTCTGAGATCCCATTCCATTCAGAAGGCCGGCATCCTCGTTCCCTGATGGGCAAGAACTTCCGATCCTATCTGCTGGAGCTTCGAAACACAAGTACCCCCTTAAAGGGTGTCCGAAAAGCTCTCATTGATACCCTGCTAGAAGGCTATGAGACAGCTAGATATGGAACTGGCGTCTTTGGCCAGGCTGAATATCTACACTATCAGGAAGCACTGAGTGAACTGGCTGCCGCTGTCAAAGCCGGTGGTGGGAGTTCCCAGCGGCAGCACCAGTCAGCAGCTAAGGATCTAACGCAGTCTCCTGAAGTTTCCTCCCCAACAACTATCCAagtcacctatctgccctccaGCCAAAAGAGTAAAAGAGCCAAGCACTTCCTAGAGCTGAAGAGTTTTAAGGATAACTACAACACACTAGAGAGCACTCTCTGA